A region from the Capra hircus breed San Clemente chromosome 9, ASM170441v1, whole genome shotgun sequence genome encodes:
- the LOC102182304 gene encoding NKG2D ligand 1-like isoform X2 — MGDSKSSLGFLVLLLIVLFSGTSSGPLTLQARMTCWREDNGHTSASWEFGFNGQLCLLFDSENGHCTMLHPGGRQMKEKWENDRAVTDFFKKVSMGDCRAWLRAFLVHWEKMLKTSVSLTTGASTVQPTA; from the exons ATGGGTGACTCCAAGAGCAGTCTTGGCTTCCTCGTTTTGCTTCTGATTGTCTTGTTCAGCGGGACGTCCAGCG GCCCTCTGACCCTGCAGGCCAGGATGACATGCTGGCGTGAAGACAATGGACACACCAGTGCATCCTGGGAGTTTGGCTTCAATGGACAACTGTGCCTCCTCTTTGATTCGGAGAATGGACACTGCACAATGCTTCATCCTGGAGGGAGACAGATGAAAGAGAAATGGGAGAATGACAGGGCTGTGACGGACTTCTTCAAGAAGGTCTCCATGGGAGACTGTCGGGCCTGGCTTCGGGCTTTCTTGGTGCACTGGGAGAAAATGTTGAAGACCTCGG TATCACTGACCACGGGAGCCTCTACAGTGCAGCCCACGGCCTGA
- the LOC102182304 gene encoding NKG2D ligand 1-like isoform X1 yields the protein MGDSKSSLGFLVLLLIVLFSGTSSGPLTLQARMTCWREDNGHTSASWEFGFNGQLCLLFDSENGHCTMLHPGGRQMKEKWENDRAVTDFFKKVSMGDCRAWLRAFLVHWEKMLKTSGGGAPRKPNRCSFGLRTQSLLGRLCSPAFTLEPGDETQEFGAGLPVMMTRWLHCLLSLVTSGEQPPESLFFSSLFYLFLLVLNDGIPALKCSTT from the exons ATGGGTGACTCCAAGAGCAGTCTTGGCTTCCTCGTTTTGCTTCTGATTGTCTTGTTCAGCGGGACGTCCAGCG GCCCTCTGACCCTGCAGGCCAGGATGACATGCTGGCGTGAAGACAATGGACACACCAGTGCATCCTGGGAGTTTGGCTTCAATGGACAACTGTGCCTCCTCTTTGATTCGGAGAATGGACACTGCACAATGCTTCATCCTGGAGGGAGACAGATGAAAGAGAAATGGGAGAATGACAGGGCTGTGACGGACTTCTTCAAGAAGGTCTCCATGGGAGACTGTCGGGCCTGGCTTCGGGCTTTCTTGGTGCACTGGGAGAAAATGTTGAAGACCTCGG GAGGCGGTGCTCCCAGGAAGCCCAACAGGTGCTCTTTTGGCCTGAGGACTCAGTCTCTGCTTGGCCGCCTTTGTTCTCCTGCGTTCACTTTAGAGCCAGGAGATGAGACCCAGGAATTCGGAGCCGGCCTTCCAGTTATGATGACAAGGTGGCTGCACTGTCTCCTGTCTCTTGTCACATCTGGTGAACAGCCTCCtgagtctctctttttttccagccTATTTTACCTCTTTCTCTTGGTGCTAAATGATGGAATCCCTGCACTGAAATGTTCAACTACTTGA